The Daucus carota subsp. sativus chromosome 9, DH1 v3.0, whole genome shotgun sequence genome window below encodes:
- the LOC108203782 gene encoding uncharacterized protein LOC108203782: MKAVDPNRFHLPFGGNTVVLGGDFRQILPVIPRGSEGEIVSSCITRSKLWKIATVFKLYQNMRLNKGTNEEEVQNLRDFAKWVLHVGDGKIKPPTAGDREYHDDDICISEHFCNLENSNSVDEMIDSTFPDFLKNFKDPEYLSERAILTPTNQIVGHVNTLIVEKIPGEMHSYYSVDSAEDFPGSERDQMQSFPPEYMNSLNVPGLPLHELKLKVGTVVMLMRNLNQTLGLCNGTRMMVTKCLKDCVPCEVIPGSYKGTKHFIPRMELSPSETRLPFRLCRKEMPLQICYAMTINKSQGQSLEKVALFLPKPVFTHGQLYVAISRVTSPQDLKLFINDEEGNTTNITANVVYRQIFYNLPVI; encoded by the coding sequence ATGAAAGCTGTAGATCCTAACCGCTTCCACCTCCCATTCGGAGGAAATACTGTTGTCCTCGGGGGTGACTTCCGACAAATACTTCCTGTCATTCCTAGGGGTTCAGAGGGTGAAATTGTTTCTTCTTGCATCACACGTTCAAAGCTCTGGAAGATTGCTACAGTTTTCAAATTATATCAGAACATGCGTCTGAACAAAGGCACTAACGAGGAAGAGGTTCAAAATTTAAGAGATTTTGCTAAGTGGGTTCTGCATGTTGGCGATGGTAAGATTAAGCCTCCAACTGCTGGTGACAGAGAATATCATGATGATGACATCTGCATTTCAGAACACTTTTGCAACCTTGAAAATTCAAACAGTGTTGATGAGATGATTGATAGTACATTCCCtgattttttgaagaatttcaaaGATCCAGAATACTTAAGTGAGCGTGCAATATTGACGCCAACTAACCAGATTGTTGGACATGTGAATACGCTCATAGTGGAAAAGATTCCTGGAGAAATGCATTCATATTATAGTGTCGATTCTGCGGAGGATTTTCCAGGTAGTGAAAGAGACCAGATGCAGTCATTTCCACCCGAGTACATGAACTCATTAAACGTTCCAGGTTTGCCTCTTCATGAactgaaactaaaagttggcaCTGTCGTTATGCTTATGCGCAACTTAAATCAAACACTTGGTTTATGTAATGGAACACGAATGATGGTGACGAAGTGTCTTAAAGATTGTGTGCCATGTGAAGTCATACCGGGGTCTTACAAGGGAACAAAGCATTTCATCCCTAGGATGGAATTATCTCCATCTGAAACCCGTTTGCCCTTTCGATTATGTAGAAAGGAAATGCCACTGCAAATCTGTTATGCAATGACCATCAACAAATCACAAGGGCAGTCTCTGGAGAAAGTTGCTTTGTTCCTACCTAAACCAGTCTTCACCCATGGCCAATTATATGTAGCTATTAGTCGCGTCACTTCTCCACAAGATCTGAAGCTATTCATAAACGATGAAGAGGGTAACACTACCAACATCACTGCCAATGTTGTTTACCGGCAGATTTTCTACAATTTACCAGTCATTTAG